The following proteins are co-located in the Pyrobaculum calidifontis JCM 11548 genome:
- a CDS encoding GIY-YIG nuclease family protein, with protein sequence MGRGYKSYLVFFQCPAQVVDTGARRFALGEGVYVYVGSCGASCIRRVLRHLERSQTKRWHIDYLNCAALYAAVLKRSEEEVAACLSQLCPHVPGFGSTDDPANPSHLFQCRPADAIQCV encoded by the coding sequence ATGGGGAGGGGGTATAAATCCTATCTCGTCTTCTTCCAATGCCCAGCGCAAGTGGTAGACACGGGCGCCCGCCGCTTTGCCCTAGGCGAGGGGGTCTACGTCTACGTGGGTAGCTGCGGCGCGTCGTGCATAAGGCGGGTCCTGAGACACTTGGAACGGTCTCAGACAAAGAGATGGCACATAGACTACCTAAACTGCGCCGCCCTATACGCGGCGGTATTGAAAAGGAGCGAGGAAGAGGTGGCCGCCTGCCTCTCCCAGCTCTGCCCCCACGTCCCAGGCTTCGGCTCCACAGACGACCCAGCCAACCCCAGCCACCTCTTCCAATGCCGACCCGCCGACGCAATACAGTGCGTCTAA
- the cobB gene encoding NAD-dependent protein deacetylase, with protein MDVADLIAKSRHCVVFTGAGMSAESGVPTFRGSGGLWERYRPEELATPEAFARDPVLVWKWYKWRQEIVYNARPNPGHYAIAKLEEAEVVKAVVTQNVDGLHQRAGSKRVVELHGSLWRARCTKCGAVYRLEKPVEEVPPRCPRCSSLLRPDVVWFGEPLPQEAWEEAVRLMAASDVVIVVGTSGVVYPAAYLPKLAKESGAAVVEINVEESAITPIADVFIRGKAGEVLPRLAEEVLKRLGTRRA; from the coding sequence ATGGATGTGGCCGACCTAATAGCCAAGTCGCGCCACTGCGTAGTGTTCACAGGGGCAGGCATGTCCGCCGAGAGCGGCGTGCCCACTTTTAGGGGGAGCGGCGGCTTGTGGGAGAGGTATAGGCCGGAGGAGTTGGCCACGCCAGAGGCCTTCGCCAGAGACCCCGTCCTAGTGTGGAAGTGGTACAAGTGGCGGCAAGAGATTGTGTACAACGCGAGGCCCAACCCAGGGCACTACGCCATAGCGAAGCTCGAAGAGGCGGAGGTCGTAAAGGCCGTGGTCACGCAAAACGTCGACGGGCTCCACCAGAGGGCCGGTAGCAAGCGTGTGGTAGAGCTACACGGCTCCCTCTGGAGGGCTAGGTGTACAAAGTGCGGGGCGGTCTACAGGCTGGAGAAGCCGGTGGAGGAGGTGCCGCCCAGGTGTCCAAGGTGCAGCTCCCTCCTGCGGCCAGACGTGGTGTGGTTCGGCGAACCGCTTCCACAAGAGGCGTGGGAAGAGGCGGTGAGGCTTATGGCCGCCTCAGACGTTGTGATAGTGGTGGGGACCTCGGGCGTGGTTTACCCAGCGGCGTATTTGCCCAAGTTGGCAAAGGAGAGCGGGGCCGCCGTGGTTGAAATAAACGTTGAGGAGTCAGCCATAACGCCGATCGCAGACGTGTTCATAAGAGGGAAGGCCGGCGAAGTTCTGCCAAGGCTAGCAGAGGAGGTCCTCAAGCGGCTCGGCACCCGCCGAGCTTGA